The region CAACCAGGGCTAAATTAAAGGCATTCGCCGATAGCTGTTTTAAAATCTGGTTTGTGTTGGCTACTTTTAAATAAATATCTACCCCGCCATCTTCTTTTCTAAAGGTGCTAATTATTCTTGGCAGAACATACTCACCTAATGTTGTGCTGGCACCAATGATTAACTTACCATTGCTTGAATTTCTGAAATGGCTTATCTCCAGAATCGCCTTTTCATAAAGAGCCAGTATTTGCTCTGTAAAGCCGCGTAATATTCTACCTTCTTGCGTGAGTAAAACACCTTCTTTTTCTCGTAAAAACAGTTTTACGGCTAACTTATCTTCCAGTCTCTTAATCTGGTGGCTGACTGCAGACTGGGTAATGTATAATTCATCACCTGTCTTTGAGAAGCTTTTTAATTGAGCCACCTTTTGAAATACCCTTAGAGTAAAATCATCCGTTTGACACCTCTTACTTCTTACTTTTTATCCGAGAGTCTTCATTTAATACTCAATTACCAATTCCCAGTTTTAAGTCATTATCCATCTTGACCAAATCCTCAAGAGTAGTTGAATCTAAAATCTCGCTTACCTTTTCTCCAACCTTTTTCCAGAGTAATCTTGCGGCACATTCTGGCGACCGATGGCATTCCTTATGACTTACCTCTGGATTAACACAAAATACCGGCTCAATATAGCCTTCAAGAGTTCTGATTATCTCCCCCGTAGTAATTTCAGCTGGTTTTTTAGTCAAGCGATAGCCACCAGCAGGTCCTCTTGTGCTTTCTACCAAGCCGGCTCTTTTTAATTTAACCATCAGTTGTTCTATATATTGTGAAGTAATCTCCTGGTTTTTTGAAATTTCAGTTGCCGGGACAAATTTTCCGGTCGTCCCGTGTAATGCTAACTCAAGCATTGACCTGAGTGCATATCTGCCTTTTGTGGAAAGCCACATCGGACTTTTACCTCCTTTCCAATTAGAATAGACCATAATGACTATTTCTTTCTCTAAAATAGTATCTCCACGGCTTGATACGGGCATGCCTTGAGGCAAAGACCGCAAACAATACAGCGTTCAGAATCAAAGGAGACCCTCATTTGCTCCCGGTTAACACTTAAGGTATCAGAGGGACAGATAGGAATGCACGCTGTACAATGAACACATTTTGCCTCATTCCACCGGACATCCTGAGCTAACGGTTGAATACTTACTCCCAATCCCTTCAGGTAATCCATTCCGCCGGCCAGTTTCTCCCTTTGCCCGCCTATCTCTACCACCAATCTACCTTCTTCATTCGGATTAACTTTGGCACTTAAGATATTAACTATCAAATCGTAGTCTTTAATTAGATGACAGGTAATTGGTTGTTCGACAATCTCTTTGGGAAATGTTAAAACCACTCGTTTCTTAATCATACTTTCTCCTGAAAATAGGAAGTAGAAAGTAGAGAGTAGAAAGTAGAAAGTAAAGAAAACATCACTCCTCACGCCTATCTCCTTACCTCCCACCTTCTACCTCCTACCTACTATTTTCATCCTCATTTGTGAACACACGGTTCATGAGCGTTTCTCCTAACTATCTAAACGATTATCTTTCTTTTAATGCCTTGAGTCTAATCTTCGAATCAACTGATGGAAGTTTTTGCACAGGTTCAGTTAACAGAAATTCACCTTTGCGTATCCATTCCTTGAGTATGTCCGCTATTTCTCTTGCTTTGGCATAGCTTGATAATCCACCAGTAGGAACCTCTTTGTTTCGAACGATTATTTTACCAGATTTTAGCTGAGCATAATTCACTTCAGCAAGACTCCCTGGTTTACCTTGTGGGTATGCCTCGCTGTAATCTATTACCTGGGTGTAAATTTCTTCATCCTTAACTGCGGTATATTGGCAGATTTCCTCGTTGAGGATAGGAATAGGCACACCAATTCCTACAGCTAATGTTACTCCATAGCCGGTCATACTCACTCCCCGTAACCATTCAGGATTTATCTGTTTTAAATCACCAAGAACCGCCAATGTCCCGGCTGGACTCTTTGGAATTCCCTTATCCGTCCGAGCTACATTGGGATTATGTTGAGTCCCCTGCCAAACAATGTAGCCTACTCCACCACCCAGGAATATTCTCGTTCCCATGCCAATAGTAAGATAGAGTGGGTCGTTGAGCAATGGAGACAGTTGTCCCGCACTACAATAGTTAGCATTCCCCAATCCTGGCTGTAAAACCCCCATATAGGTATAGATAACTGTATTTGAAAGATTTACTGCAACATTATAGTTCTGGTAGCAATTTCTTGGATTAAATAACACTGCCTCATTTAAGTCTTCAATATTAATCCAGGTATCAAGTTCTTTGCGAGGATAGCAATCTGTCCCGTAAGAGATTGCCTTCAGACGAATGTCCTTTCCGGCAACCAACTCTTCGATTATGTGTCCGCCACCATATTTGAATGCCCCTAGATAAATGCTGTTCGCCGGGTCATTTTCAGGAATTTCGGTTGCACCCAGAAAAACATCTACCGCCGCTAAACCTGCATGAGCTGGAACATTATTTAACCAGACCTTTTGAGCCTTGATTTTTGGTTTAGAATGACCAAAATTGAAGTAAACCTCTGAAGAGCACATCGGGCCAAAAGTAGCTGTGGTAACCACATCCACCTCTTTGGCTGCTTGCTTTACACCCTTCTTATCCACCAACCCGATAATCTCTTCCGCGGTTACCACCACAACTTCACCCTTTTTAATCCGCTCGTTAATCTGGGCAATGGTCTTAACCATTTCCAACCATCTTCCTTTCTTGAAACTTGTGAATATACTTGAGTATTTCTATCAACAATTATATTATACCATATCTGAGTAATTTTGTCAACAATCATTTTTTAACTGACTATGACTTTTTCTCATAGAGTTATAAGAATTACTCATTTGACAAATAGTTAATCAAGGGTTATATTATAAGTAGAATATATATAAATAATTTGCTTAACAATACAAGGAGGTAAAAACAAATGAAAAAGGTAGTAATTTTAGGTGGAGGAAGTGCAGGGGTGATGTTTGCCAACAGAATGAGGAAGGAGTTTAGTGAAGATGCAGTCCAGATGACGGTGATTGAAAAAAGTGAGACGCATATTTATCAGCCGGCATTTACCTTAGTAGTGTTTGAGTTAGACCAGCCGGAAAATCTTACAAAACCAATGAAAAACCTGTTTTTTGAGGGAATTAACTTAATCACTGATGAGGCAACGAAGATAGAACCGAAAGAAAACAGAGTAATGACTTCAAAATCTGGTGAAATTTCTTATGACTATCTCGTTATTGCCACAGGTGCAAGATTAATCTATGATGAGCCTGAGGGAATGTTAAAAGGGCTTGAGAAGGGTGAAAATGTATTTATGTTTTATTGCCTTGATGGAGCAATACGACTCAGAGAGGCAGTAAAGAGATTTGAAGGTGGCACAATAGTTTCATCTATTTGCCAGATGCCGATAAAATGCCCTGCCGCTCCTGTAAAATTCATTATGCTGGCAGAAAATACTATGAGACGCAGGGGGATAAGAGATAAATGTAGATTTGTATTCACCACGCCAATGTCGGATGTCTTCTCCAGGCAGCCTTATGCGGCTAAACTAAATAGCATCTTTAAGGAAAGAGGCATAGAGGCAATTGCAAATTTTACCCCATCAGAGGTTGATTATGAAAAAGGTGTGATAAAATCCTTTACAAAAGGACAAGAACCTGTCCAGTTTGATTTGCTTTGTATTACTCCACCACACGAAGGCCAACCCCTTATCGAAAATTCAGAAGGTGTAGGAAATGCCGCAGGTTGGGTTACCTGTGATAAGAATCTGATGGTCCATACTACTTTTCCCAATATCTATGGGATTGGAGATGCAACCGATTTCCCAACATCAAAAACTGCCTCTGGAGTAAGAAAGCAAGCTAAGGTTCTAACCGAGCGAATGAAATCACTCATAAAAGGTGAAAAGCCAACCGCGACCTACGATGGAGAGGTAATATGCCCGATGCCAACCAGATATGGCAAGGCGTTGTTTGCAGAATTTAACTATACGGAAAGCATCTCGCCAGCTATTGAGAGTTATTTTAACTGGATGGTTAAGGTTCATATGCTCAGACCACTTTACTGGAATCTTATGCTTAATGGCTTGATGTAATTAAGGTAAGTAGTCAAGCCACCCATACTAAAAATAATAAGAGGTAAAAGAAGATGGTAAATGATATATTAAAAACAATTAAAGATAGTACTAACCAGATAAATGAATTACACCGCAGGTTTAAGATAATCGAAAACCTTATCACGGATATAACGCCTGGTTTTGAAAGGGTTTGTAAGGAAACTAACCCGATTGTTCGAGAATTAAGAGAGAAGTTTGAGCGAGACGAAACTTTAACATTTGTCATGAGAATTGGAGATAGTATCCCATCTTTTGTAAGGCTTTTGGAGGTGATGAATGCTGTAAAAGGCTTGCTTGAGGACTTATCTTCAGTGCCTGATAAAATCTCTAAGGAAACACTTCCTATTGTCCGAGAGTTAAGAGAACGCTTTGAAAGGGATGAAACATTGAAACTCATCAAGCAGGTGGGAGACAATATACCGACCATGGTAAGGTTTCTGGAGATAATGCCGGCGGTAAAAGGGTTGATTGATGACCTATCGCCAGCTATCGACAAAATCCTGCATGAGACAGCACCTACAATAAAAATACTCCGCGAATCCTTTGAAAAAGATGAAACCATAGAGATTCTTAAAAAGACTGGAGAAAACATTAACACCTTTAATAAACTTCTGGATACCCTGTCTACTCTGGATAAAAGTGGGGACCTCGAGATTATCCTGGAAAACGCCGTGGCTAAAGAAACAAGGTGTTTGATTAAAGTAATGGAAAACTGCGTAGTTAAAACTATGCAGGAGGTTAAGGAGAAACCTATTAAACCCGGGCTGGGAAAGATTATCTTTGCCATAAGAGAGCCTGAGGTTCAAAAGGGATTATTATTCCTGATGACCCTTGCCAGAAATATACCGCAGTGTATATTAGAAACTATGAAAGATAGCCCGCAAGGGGAAAGGTGATAGCAACTATTAAAATCTTAACCTGATTCCAAGGGCAAATCTGCGTTTTTGACCAGGATAACCTAAAAGATACTCATAGTCTTCACCGAGTAAATTCTCACAGGAAAATGAATAATACAGCGAATCATTAATTTTCTTTTCAGCAGTGATATTCACCAGGAAATAACTTTTTAACTTGGGAATATTGGGGGTAACTGTGCCAAAACTACTATCTGCATATTCCGTGTTCAAATTAATGGTTAGTTTTTCCCCATCTTTATATCTCAGCCCCATCTTCAATCTATTCTCAGGCACATTTGGAATCTCACCACCTGATTTATTCTTAGCATTAATACAGGAATAACTTATATTCTGGCTTAACTTAGGACTAAAGTAATATCTAACTCCCAATTCTAATCCTGAAAATTTTGCTTTACCTATATTCTCAGGGCAATAGATATAAGTAGGTGAGCCTCCTGTCCAGATGATATATTTATCTACTCGTTGTGTCCAAATAGCCCCTTCTAAAAATAGCTCATCTGAGAATTGATAGTTAGCATCCATTTTATATTTCCAGCTTTTTTCTGGTTCTATCTTTGAGTTTATCCCACTATAGTCCCGATTGACATAAAGTTCATCAAAGGTAGGCAATGATAATTTTCGCTCTATACTCCCTGACATATTTATTTTTTCTTTCAGGGTATAATGAAGATTAAACAAAAAATCTAACTGTGATGAAGAAAAACTATTCTCATATTTGTCTAAAGATACCTTTGCATCGAGAAGCATCTTAGGTGTAATTTTGAAGCGTTTACCTTCTGCATATAAAGAATAGAATTTCAATGTTCTACCCGCTATACTTTTTAACTTCTCGTGGTAAATATCAGTTCCAATAGACAATGGCGGATTGCCTTTTTTAAACGGTGTCAAAAATCCAAGATGGGCACCGATGGCATTATTTTTAGCCAACCATCCATTACTACTGATATTCCCTTTACCGATGTCCAGACCAAGTAACATTTTTGATTCGGGTGGAACTTTGACCTCATAATTGATGGATACTGATTTCCTTAACTTATTCTCGACAAAACCGCCTTGATAAGGAAGGGTTAAATCTTTATTTAGATATTCTATCTCCGTTCTCCATGAATATTTAGGGAAATTAACAATTGTCTCTCCTGACAGGCAATCTTGACTGAATCGGTTAAAATAAGGGCGATTATCATAGGTAAATCCATCTGCTCTACCTCTATCGAGATGGAAATAATAACCTACTTCTTTGGTCTCATTGCTATGGGTAAAGTCATAGAGCAGGGTTTCGTCATTCCCGTAAGCTAAGCCAAAGGAATATAAAGTGGGCTTAGGCATTTTTTGTGGTAGTTGACTTATCGGTTTTTTTATTTCCTCTTTTTTGGGTAAAACAGGTTCTGGTTCAAATTTTGGTGGTTTTACCTCCTCTATGGTATATGCTGGCGGTTCGATACTCGGAAGAGGTTTCATAATAATATCTTCTTCTTCCGCCTCTATTGCAGACCTATCTTTCCCAATAATAGACATCTCTTGCGGTTTAATCTTTGACTCCTCGCTTGAAGTTCCTTCAATAGCTAATACTACCCCCCATTTAAACAATACTACCCCAATGGCTATGGCTAAAATCCAACTATTTTTTTTCATTTTTCTTTTCCTCCTTTTTTTTGGTAATTGGATAGCTGCAAAATTAGGAAACTGTAGTTTTTAAGCGGGTATTTAAAACCTCTATTTTTATCAATTTCCTCCAAAAATCAAAATGCAAAAAGCAAATATAAAAATTACATATCAAAATGTAAAATTATCTCTTTCCTTTCAGCGTTAAAATACTTGAAGCAAAGATATTACCAAATTCCTCCAACTCTTTGAGAAACACTATCCTTTGGCAACTTATCGATGAATTCTATAAATCGCAGAGTAAAGTTATATCGTCTTTTCTCGAAATCCTTTTTGAAATTTGATTTGTAATTTTGCATTTTGATATTTGATATTTAATATTTATTTGTTGTCTCCCCCAAATCCTATTTTGCAGAACCCTATGTAATTAGCAATTGGTGAATGGTAATTAGTTACCCATTACTCCTTTTTTTTGCACTCTTTAATATAATACTGTGCTTCTGTGACTAAGTCCTGGCGAACGGGAAAAATTTTAATCAGGGTTTCAAATTCTTTTATCGCCTCTTTATATTCACTTTGTTCATATAAACATAGACCTATTTTAAACTGTGATTCAGCGGCCCAGTCAGATTCTGGATACTGGGTTACCACGGCTCTAAAGGTCATCACTGCCGCAGGCTTATCTTCCTCTTTAAGAAAACACCGGCCAAGCCAGTAAAGTGCATCATCAATTTGTTCACTTTTTGGATATTCATTAATTAATAAATTATATTCTTCGATAGCTGATTTTATCTCTCCTTGATTATAGTAAATTTCTGCTATCTGGTAGTGTAATTGGGCACATAATTCTTCCTCTTCTGGATGGAGGCGGATAAAATCTCGATAGGTAGTTATCGCCTCATTATATTTTTTTTGTTGAAAAAGGCAATTCCCCAGTTGATATAAAGCATCTTTTTTTAACACTGAACTTGCCTCTGGATTTTTAATTATCTTTTGATAAATCTCTTCTGCCTTATTAAAATTTTTTTGATTGTAAAAACATATTGCTATTCGAGATTGCGACTCATAAGCTAACGAGTCAGCCGGGAATTTATCAATTACTTCTTGATATATTTTAATCGCATCTTCATATTTACCCTGATTATAGTATGACCAACCTAACCAGTAAATAGATTTTGAAAGATATTTGGAGAGAGGTAATTCTTTAATTAATTTTGAGAAATATTGTTGTGCCAGCGTAAAATTTTCCTGTTTGTAGTAACTTTGAGCCAATTGATATAAGCAAAAATCTAATAATCTGCTTTCAGGATATTTTGTTATCACCTTTTGATAGGTATCTATTGCTTGCTTGTAGTCTTTTAGATTAAAGTAACAATTACCCATTTTAGAGATTATTTCAGGAACTAAGTTCTGGTCTAAATTTACAATGGTAAGAGTCCTTTGAAATTCAGTTATAGCCTTATCATATTTTCCTTCAAGATAATAAGCCCAGCCAAGTCCGTATTGAATCTTAGACAAAAGGGGACTTCCTGGATACTGTCTCTGGAATTGGAAGAACAAGCTTCTTGCCTCTTCATATTTTTGGACATAACAATTAACAATTCCAGCGTGATAACAAATCTCTTCTGCCAGAGGATGTGTTGGATAATTTCTTAAAAACTGATTATACATATCCATAGCCGAGAGATAATCTTTTTTACTAAAAAAACTCTCTGCCAATTCATAAATTGCCAATGGGGTTTGTGGTGAATTTAAGTAACCTGCCATCATTCGATAACAGATGCCTTTAGCCCCGATAAAATCCCCTATTTTAATATAGGCGTTGACTAATTCATAAAGGATTTGGGGAATGAAGGAGTTTTGAGGATAGCGTTTGACCATTTTCTCATAAATATCAATAACCTGTTGAAATCTCTCTTGCTTTTTATATATCTTTCCTATCTGGAAATAGGCTTTAGGGATTAAATCACTATCTTCGAAATTTTTAATTAAATTCTCAAAACTATCTCTTGCCTCATCAAGATTATTTAATTTTAGGTGACATAGTCCTAAATTATAGTAAGCATACGGGGTAAATTCATTCTGGGGGGATGAAGAGATTAATCGTTGATATGCCTCTTTTGCCTTTGGGTAATCTTTAAGGTGCTCAAAAAGGATTTGGGCTGAATAATATTGGGCAAAAAATGCCTTTGAAGAAGTTGGGTATTTTTCAATTATTAAAGAAAAATCCTCAAGTGCCTTTTCAAACTGATGTTGGGAATATAAACAAAAACCTTTAATAAATAATACCTCTGAAATAAGTGGGTAGTCTGGATAGGTATTTATAAATTTTTCCGCCTCAACATAAGCCTTTTCCCAGTTTTTCTCTTTATACCAGCAATCTGTTAAATAGTACTGTGTATTTGCCTGTAATTTTATATCCGAAGAGTCAATTTTTGAAAAGGGGATGATAGCCTCTTGAAATTTTCCACAATAATAAAGACTTATTGCTTGAAAATAAAGACTTGTGACAAAATATGTGCTTCTGGGGTAATTCTCAGATAGTTGGTGGAAATAGTTATATGCACTGGTATAATCCTGTGTTTCAAATGAATACTTACCCAGTTGATATAAGGCTTCCTGAACACAGGAACTCTCTGGATGATATTTTATTATCTTCTGGTAAGTAGCGATTATTTCTTCTTGTGGGTATTTAAGTATAGTCAAGACCTGACTGAGACGATACAGGACATTTGATGCCTGTTCACTACTCAAGTTAGTTTGAGAAAGGTATTTATATTCTTCTAACGCTTGCCCGTATTTTTCTTGATGAAACAGGCATTCAGCTAAGTAAAATCTTGCCTCTGTCACAAGATGACTATCGGGATGTCTTTGAATGAACTCTTTGAATTTAATGCTGGATGAAAGATAAAGCCCATCATTATATAGTTTTTCTGCTTGTTCAAATTCATCTTCTGCAACCGAAAAGGATACGGCAGAATTTACAACAGCGGGTAGATACTGGAGGGCTATTATCAAAAAAACTATATAAAAGATATTCTTTCGCATCTATCCCCTCCCAATAATTTTGATAAGCAGTCAGACATCAGAGAAAGAAGGTTAAGAAAGAAATATAGAAAGAAAAAATTACTTTCCTTTCTTTTACTCAACCTTTTTTTATAATAACATAAATCTGGTCAAAAAGTCAAGAAGTTTTTAATAAAAAAATGGGGATAGTTTTTCTTTCCTGAAAAAACTTGACAATTATTGAAAAAGTGCTATAATAAAAAGTAACCGTTCAGGTGGTAATTTACCGCAGAGACGCAGAGAAACAGAGAAGACATAGAAATAAAGTAACTATTCAGCCACTGATTAACACGGATTAGCACGGATAAAAAAATAAAATCAGTGTTTCATCTGTGTCCATCTGTGGCTGAATAGTTATCAATAAATTTTAATTTTTTCTCTGCGTCTCTGTGTCTCTGCGGTGAACGGTTACGAAAGGTTAACAAAATGGAATTAATTAATAAAATTAAACAGATGAAAGAGAGAAGTGATGAACTTCGGCGTCAGGGTAAAAAAATAGGCTTTGTGCCGACGATGGGAGCATTACACGAAGGACATTTATCCTTAATGCGTCAGGCTAAACTAAAGAATGATGTTGTCATCATCAGTATCTTTGTCAATCCTATTCAGTTTGTCGAGGGAGAGGATTATCAGACTTATCCAAAAGATTTTATCTGTGATGTAGAACTGGCTAAAAAAACAGGTGTAGATATTATATTTTATCCCAAGGTTGAGGAGATGTATCCTGA is a window of bacterium DNA encoding:
- a CDS encoding RrF2 family transcriptional regulator, which codes for MWLSTKGRYALRSMLELALHGTTGKFVPATEISKNQEITSQYIEQLMVKLKRAGLVESTRGPAGGYRLTKKPAEITTGEIIRTLEGYIEPVFCVNPEVSHKECHRSPECAARLLWKKVGEKVSEILDSTTLEDLVKMDNDLKLGIGN
- a CDS encoding NIL domain-containing protein — its product is MGGKEIGVRSDVFFTFYFLLSTFYFLFSGESMIKKRVVLTFPKEIVEQPITCHLIKDYDLIVNILSAKVNPNEEGRLVVEIGGQREKLAGGMDYLKGLGVSIQPLAQDVRWNEAKCVHCTACIPICPSDTLSVNREQMRVSFDSERCIVCGLCLKACPYQAVEILF
- a CDS encoding homocysteine biosynthesis protein — its product is MVKTIAQINERIKKGEVVVVTAEEIIGLVDKKGVKQAAKEVDVVTTATFGPMCSSEVYFNFGHSKPKIKAQKVWLNNVPAHAGLAAVDVFLGATEIPENDPANSIYLGAFKYGGGHIIEELVAGKDIRLKAISYGTDCYPRKELDTWINIEDLNEAVLFNPRNCYQNYNVAVNLSNTVIYTYMGVLQPGLGNANYCSAGQLSPLLNDPLYLTIGMGTRIFLGGGVGYIVWQGTQHNPNVARTDKGIPKSPAGTLAVLGDLKQINPEWLRGVSMTGYGVTLAVGIGVPIPILNEEICQYTAVKDEEIYTQVIDYSEAYPQGKPGSLAEVNYAQLKSGKIIVRNKEVPTGGLSSYAKAREIADILKEWIRKGEFLLTEPVQKLPSVDSKIRLKALKER
- a CDS encoding FAD/NAD(P)-binding oxidoreductase, producing MKKVVILGGGSAGVMFANRMRKEFSEDAVQMTVIEKSETHIYQPAFTLVVFELDQPENLTKPMKNLFFEGINLITDEATKIEPKENRVMTSKSGEISYDYLVIATGARLIYDEPEGMLKGLEKGENVFMFYCLDGAIRLREAVKRFEGGTIVSSICQMPIKCPAAPVKFIMLAENTMRRRGIRDKCRFVFTTPMSDVFSRQPYAAKLNSIFKERGIEAIANFTPSEVDYEKGVIKSFTKGQEPVQFDLLCITPPHEGQPLIENSEGVGNAAGWVTCDKNLMVHTTFPNIYGIGDATDFPTSKTASGVRKQAKVLTERMKSLIKGEKPTATYDGEVICPMPTRYGKALFAEFNYTESISPAIESYFNWMVKVHMLRPLYWNLMLNGLM
- a CDS encoding DUF1641 domain-containing protein, whose protein sequence is MVNDILKTIKDSTNQINELHRRFKIIENLITDITPGFERVCKETNPIVRELREKFERDETLTFVMRIGDSIPSFVRLLEVMNAVKGLLEDLSSVPDKISKETLPIVRELRERFERDETLKLIKQVGDNIPTMVRFLEIMPAVKGLIDDLSPAIDKILHETAPTIKILRESFEKDETIEILKKTGENINTFNKLLDTLSTLDKSGDLEIILENAVAKETRCLIKVMENCVVKTMQEVKEKPIKPGLGKIIFAIREPEVQKGLLFLMTLARNIPQCILETMKDSPQGER
- a CDS encoding TonB-dependent receptor — translated: MKKNSWILAIAIGVVLFKWGVVLAIEGTSSEESKIKPQEMSIIGKDRSAIEAEEEDIIMKPLPSIEPPAYTIEEVKPPKFEPEPVLPKKEEIKKPISQLPQKMPKPTLYSFGLAYGNDETLLYDFTHSNETKEVGYYFHLDRGRADGFTYDNRPYFNRFSQDCLSGETIVNFPKYSWRTEIEYLNKDLTLPYQGGFVENKLRKSVSINYEVKVPPESKMLLGLDIGKGNISSNGWLAKNNAIGAHLGFLTPFKKGNPPLSIGTDIYHEKLKSIAGRTLKFYSLYAEGKRFKITPKMLLDAKVSLDKYENSFSSSQLDFLFNLHYTLKEKINMSGSIERKLSLPTFDELYVNRDYSGINSKIEPEKSWKYKMDANYQFSDELFLEGAIWTQRVDKYIIWTGGSPTYIYCPENIGKAKFSGLELGVRYYFSPKLSQNISYSCINAKNKSGGEIPNVPENRLKMGLRYKDGEKLTINLNTEYADSSFGTVTPNIPKLKSYFLVNITAEKKINDSLYYSFSCENLLGEDYEYLLGYPGQKRRFALGIRLRF
- a CDS encoding tetratricopeptide repeat protein gives rise to the protein MRKNIFYIVFLIIALQYLPAVVNSAVSFSVAEDEFEQAEKLYNDGLYLSSSIKFKEFIQRHPDSHLVTEARFYLAECLFHQEKYGQALEEYKYLSQTNLSSEQASNVLYRLSQVLTILKYPQEEIIATYQKIIKYHPESSCVQEALYQLGKYSFETQDYTSAYNYFHQLSENYPRSTYFVTSLYFQAISLYYCGKFQEAIIPFSKIDSSDIKLQANTQYYLTDCWYKEKNWEKAYVEAEKFINTYPDYPLISEVLFIKGFCLYSQHQFEKALEDFSLIIEKYPTSSKAFFAQYYSAQILFEHLKDYPKAKEAYQRLISSSPQNEFTPYAYYNLGLCHLKLNNLDEARDSFENLIKNFEDSDLIPKAYFQIGKIYKKQERFQQVIDIYEKMVKRYPQNSFIPQILYELVNAYIKIGDFIGAKGICYRMMAGYLNSPQTPLAIYELAESFFSKKDYLSAMDMYNQFLRNYPTHPLAEEICYHAGIVNCYVQKYEEARSLFFQFQRQYPGSPLLSKIQYGLGWAYYLEGKYDKAITEFQRTLTIVNLDQNLVPEIISKMGNCYFNLKDYKQAIDTYQKVITKYPESRLLDFCLYQLAQSYYKQENFTLAQQYFSKLIKELPLSKYLSKSIYWLGWSYYNQGKYEDAIKIYQEVIDKFPADSLAYESQSRIAICFYNQKNFNKAEEIYQKIIKNPEASSVLKKDALYQLGNCLFQQKKYNEAITTYRDFIRLHPEEEELCAQLHYQIAEIYYNQGEIKSAIEEYNLLINEYPKSEQIDDALYWLGRCFLKEEDKPAAVMTFRAVVTQYPESDWAAESQFKIGLCLYEQSEYKEAIKEFETLIKIFPVRQDLVTEAQYYIKECKKKE